The Theileria orientalis strain Shintoku DNA, chromosome 2, complete genome genome has a window encoding:
- a CDS encoding uncharacterized protein (protein of unknown function DUF529 repeat containing protein), which produces MVVYTVFRGILLSFLLIDHRFLVKCSPKKDRAPPPPNNEITQSDINATIIPTKDESDLSSDLSQVIFVSPDGAPERPSYSNGIASADSEEPSLTSLVENAEPVKTEETEIKHKTGIDLDVENMFSKYYSYKKDGYTVTYTAKSEYLFTLVKRYSTVLWKAKNSREYSDKVVFDCAMKRVTIFQLDGKKKIFQRVKSGCCMRTKWEEIVEISG; this is translated from the coding sequence ATGGTTGTATATACAGTGTTTCGAGGCATTTTATTGTCTTTTCTGTTAATCGATCATAGATTTTTGGTAAAGTGCTCACCTAAAAAGGATCGAGCTCCACCGCCTCCAAATAACGAGATAACCCAAAGTGATATCAACGCCACTATTATACCAACTAAAGATGAATCGGATCTTTCTTCAGATTTAAGTCAGGTAATCTTTGTAAGTCCTGACGGTGCTCCTGAAAGGCCATCTTATTCCAATGGTATTGCTAGCGCTGATTCTGAAGAACCATCACTTACCAGTCTTGTCGAGAATGCCGAACCAGTTAAAACGGAAGAAACAGaaattaaacacaaaacTGGAATTGATTTGGACGTAGAAAATATGTTCAGCAAGTATTATTCGTATAAGAAAGATGGTTATACTGTTACATACACTGCAAAAAGTGAATACCTGTTCACTTTGGTTAAAAGGTATAGTACTGTTTTATGGAAAGCAAAAAATTCCAGAGAATACTCAGATAAAGTGGTCTTCGATTGCGCAATGAAACGGGTTACTATATTTCAGTTAGACGgtaagaaaaaaatattccAAAGGGTAAAGTCTGGATGTTGCATGAGAACTAAGTGGGAAGAAATAGTTGAAATTTCAGGGTAA
- a CDS encoding uncharacterized protein (GTP-binding protein, HSR1-related domain containing protein): MFILKATNVLFLAAIISTLYNLGVQAFLRRGRLNGMINVSGLSFIPNYTNKNSFLRSNGVYSSRNPEQLSDSDLNGVYRDFHSTGVSSTDIANNGFMDDFKSTSSDNLTDIAGNVGQRQPVPDGSDGDVAREGKEVLVFSDFTDLYKNLHNSNSSLKQISDSATDTQNSTIDTRDESTFYPIEYTDPLEHNAPDAVTHTLARRKYEKRLFKKLPQIVDTSLFLVRSKAYVKGRIGSKCDLSVFDSNRESLDGPDQKPFASIGTVLPGVFTGLHTLKHTKKRIIRELKVKLDLYVKTLSSQLKNVIEFYKQLVKYIHPFQYNLFRTTIHDLYATGESKVAFDDILERMGEAKKRLVSRGKEINRQLNSTGGGNSSIKRCREAFDFVKVNIFQLDALYSSFQSLYDQYSEYYRVLAKLPVVDIEKPIVAIIGHVNIGKTTLYNRISESAMNSGTHLTGTGEVGTSLGLMWSNLKATNKQKAKVADYKFTTRGINKCTLTYGLNNFMYEGQLIDTPGLLWREGHTNFNPYERLTYSVLKDLPSGVLFCFDTSNSLDEQISLYTSLRNRFPRRPWLNVVVKGNQELSGLVRFCENDKYVGG, encoded by the exons atgtttatattaaaggCCACAAATGTGTTATTCTTGGCCGCAATAATAAGCACACTTTACAATTTAGGTGTTCAAGCCTTCCTTAGGAGAGGTAGGCTAAATGGAATGATAAATGTTTCTGGATTATCATTTATACCAAATTATACCAACAAGAATAGCTTTTTAAGGAGTAATGGAGTTTATTCTTCCAGAAATCCTGAACAATTAAGTGACTCGGATTTAAATGGTGTGTACAGAGATTTCCATAGTACCGGAGTCAGCTCGACAGATATCGCTAATAATGGGTTCATGGATGATTTTAAGAGTACCAGCAGTGATAATTTAACTGATATCGCAGGAAACGTTGGCCAACGGCAGCCAGTTCCAGACGGTAGTGATGGTGATGTTGCCAGGGAGGGAAAAGAGGTGTTAGTCTTTTCAGATTTCACTGACCTTTATAAGAATTTACATAACTCGAATAGTTCGTTAAAACAAATCTCAGATAGCGCTACTGATACACAAAATAGCACCATTGACACGCGGGATGAGAGCACGTTTTATCCCATTGAATACACTGATCCACTGGAGCACAACGCACCAGACGCCGTGACGCACACTTTGGCCAGACGCAAATACGAGAAAAGactgtttaaaaaactgcCACAGATCGTGGATACTAGCCTATTTCTAGTCAGATCAAAGGCATATGTGAAAGGAAGAATAGGCTCAAAGTGTGACCTGAGCGTGTTTGATTCAAATAGA gagtcACTGGACGGACCGGATCAGAAGCCATTCGCTAGCATTGGGACGGTACTCCCGGGAGTATTCACAGGATTACACACGCTGAAGCACACAAAAAAGCGCATCATCCGCGAACTGAAGGTGAAGCTGGACCTATACGTTAAAACGCTAAGTTCACAGCTGAAGAACGTAATTGAGTTCTATAAGCAGCTGGTGAAGTACATACACCCATTTCAGTACAACCTGTTTAGAACAACAATACACGACCTGTACGCAACAGGAGAGTCAAAGGTCGCATTTGACGATATATTGGAACGAATGGGCGAGGCAAAGAAGCGTCTGGTCAGCAGAGGAAAGGAGATCAACAGACAGTTAAACAGTACCGGGGGCGGCAACAGTAGCATAAAGAGATGCAGAGAAGCGTTCGACTTCGTTAAAGTTAACATATTCCAACTGGACGCACTGTACAGTAGCTTTCAAAGCCTATACGATCAATACTCGGAATACTATAGAGTGTTGGCGAAGTTGCCAGTGGTAGACATAGAGAAGCCGATAGTGGCAATAATAGGCCACGTGAACATAGGGAAGACGACGCTGTACAACAGGATATCGGAAAGCGCGATGA ATTCTGGGACACACTTAACGGGTACCGGCGAGGTAGGAACGTCATTGGGGCTGATGTGGTCAAACCTAAAGGCCACAAACAAGCAAAAGGCAAAAGTGGCAGACTATAAGTTCACCACGCGAGGAATAAACAAATGTACACTAACCTACGGCCTTAACAACTTCATGTACGAAGGGCAGCTTATCGACACGCCTGGGCTGCTTTGGCGCGAAGGACACACCAACTTTAACCCCTACGAGCGACTGACA TACTCCGTCTTAAAGGATTTACCCAGCGGAGTTCTGTTCTGCTTTGATACAAGTAATTCACTTGACGAACAGATTAGTTTATACACATCACTGAGAAATAGGTTCCCACGCAGGCCATG GCTTAACGTGGTTGTGAAAGGAAATCAGGAATTGAGTGGCCTGGTAAGATTTTGTGAAAACGATAAGTACGTAGGAGGATGA